The following proteins are co-located in the Camelina sativa cultivar DH55 chromosome 12, Cs, whole genome shotgun sequence genome:
- the LOC104731658 gene encoding probable disease resistance protein At5g45510 yields the protein MQQLRDMASAQLRQAAKDEKLCKMIVETMGGDDPQRVVLAGKSGIGKTRLARNVGKYATEEGMCYLTLWLNLNEKFEDEMSLYENIAFQLDVYVTDDNREKDKKDFLKDLKHKIILELKDKKKKHTSSYEMVPYLLLILDDEGNKTSEDTVMNDLGLESFLEDYKPLKILLTRRVGVENTTKHSMEIEAGNMEEPHDTRECKFHTTDLSQTLLCTLTESNMHDLFASLTIHEGNLLESLEKAWKSDEPLIHSVVRKSSNLPAAIVVLAKSLSCIAHQNSFKSLSPKQEKVLKKILSPCEPANSVSRCNPILQLAYQLLETDDTLKNAIVDCFWHSFDCFKHCGCIHYNELITHWILEGYFDPVQSVKKAFKDGHDILLELINRGLLKIQEDDMVVPEMAMSDLIDLRHHGFLGRSRLQLARTYGGDKKKGLGEITQIDDMIKTAQANKQEYIYTILVGGNRLRRATPKEFFEQPQMKNLEVLGLFYPTLEHFIQSLGELKQLRALVIRDYDLLPSIEELKGLRRLEVLEVSGASSVETIFDDFFEALPELQSLNLSGLRIISSPSSISQLKNLHTLILRDCLVLEDLPDIQHLDRLEVVDIRGARKLRTCFEKNTSKNQTFSRLQRLVLLDLSESKLKRLPIFHDTAVAANLSSLTRLSLYNCSNLVELPNLRTLSGLQILDLSSMTSLVEIAAVCFEQKEELKILNMSGTSFTKLPSTISGLSNLRQLLLRNCSNLETLPNISGLKSLEVFDVSGCTKLHTIEGSFKYMSYLQEVNLSGTRIETLIELPEKSSISCSKLVVLADSRRLIHETWRQVKEAVTNEIYESLRSHDVVDRIHEISRKEEGTVGELRAFGCPEKKGRHKELFYQGHTFMNVYRNIIPFVDANSCQEVLEIQGSNCVDQDKETLAKVEFVAIVDNTAASLSSVFNDLKSVKGCWLEMCADIEILFTGVDEERLGNLETLSITNFRLLESICCSSFNNLKNLSLDCCPHIKTIFPASALPTSLEVLKLKFCEKLEKVFEQEVEVPNLHTLCLYDLPVLSAINAMLPNLKTYNKEKCPKLETSKWSGLGSGLVQGGYEKPQGSRSSI from the exons ATGCAACAGCTAAGGG ATATGGCTTCCGCTCAATTACGCCAAGCTGCTAAGGATGAGAAGTTGTGTAAGATGATAGTGGAAACAATGGGTGGTGATGATCCTCAGAGAGTCGTACTGGCTGGGAAATCTGGAATCGGTAAGACGCGGCTGGCAAGGAATGTGGGTAAGTATGCAACAGAAGAAGGCATGTGCTACCTCACCCTCTGGTTGAACCTCAACGAGAAGTTTGAAGATGAAATGTCGCTTTATGAGAACATAGCTTTCCAACTTGATGTGTATGTTACGGATGATAACAGGGAGAAGGACAAGAAAGACTTTCTAAAGGATTTGAAGCATAAGATAATTTTGGAGCTcaaggacaagaagaagaaacacactTCATCATATGAAATGGTGCCGTATCTTCTGTTGATACTTGATGACGAAGGAAACAAGACCAGTGAAGACACAGTGATGAACGATTTGGGTCTGGAGAGTTTTCTTGAAGATTACAAACCTCTAAAAATTCTTCTTACAAGAAGAGTAGGTGTCGAAAACACTACAAAGCATAGTATGGAAATTGAGGCCGGTAACATGGAAGAGCCACATGATACAAGGGAATGTAAGTTCCATACCACGGATCTGTCACAAACTTTACTATGCACCCTCACTGAGTCTAACATGCATGATTTATTTGCATCGCTTACCATTCATGAGGGGAATTTGCTTGAGTCTCTTGAGAAAGCGTGGAAAAGTGATGAGCCATTGATACATTCTGTGGTGCGAAAAAGCAGTAATTTGCCTGCTGCAATCGTTGTGCTAGCCAAGTCCTTAAGCTGCATCGCTCATCAGAACTCTTTTAAGAGCCTATCTCCAAAACAAGAGAaggttttaaagaaaattttatcaCCCTGTGAGCCAGCCAACTCAGTTTCAAGATGTAATCCAATTCTGCAACTTGCTTATCAGCTGCTGGAAACCGATGATACATTGAAGAATGCCATCGTTGATTGTTTTTGGCATAGCTTTGACTGTTTTAAGCATTGCGGCTGTATTCATTACAATGAACTGATCACACACTGGATACTTGAAGGCTACTTTGATCCCGTTCAATCTGTTAAGAAGGCTTTTAAGGATGGTCACGATATCTTGTTAGAGCTTATAAACCGCGGTCTTCTGAAGATTCAAGAGGATGATATGGTTGTACCAGAGATGGCAATGAGCGATTTAATAGATCTTCGGCATCATGGGTTCTTGGGGAGATCCCGGCTCCAGTTGGCTAGGACTTATGGTGGTGACAAGAAAAAAGGTCTCGGGGAAATAACCCAGATAGATGATATGATAAAAACAGcacaagcaaataaacaagaatatatttatacaatTCTGGTGGGTGGAAACCGTCTGCGTCGAGCAACACCAAAAGAGTTCTTTGAGCAGCCGCAGATGAAGAATCTTGAAGTACTTGGTCTTTTTTATCCCACATTGGAACATTTTATCCAGTCTTTAGGAGAACTCAAGCAACTCAGAGCTCTGGTCATCAGGGACTATGATCTACTGCCAAGTATAGAGGAGCTTAAGGGTCTACGAAGGTTAGAGGTTCTTGAAGTTTCTGGTGCTAGCTCTGTGGAAACTATCTTTGATGACTTCTTTGAAGCATTGCCCGAACTTCAAAGTCTGAACCTCTCTGGACTTCGGATCATATCTTCACCTTCCAGCATTTCTCAACTGAAGAATCTCCATACTCTCATCCTTAGAGACTGTCTTGTATTGGAAGATTTGCCAGACATACAGCATTTAGATAGGCTCGAGGTTGTCGACATCCGTGGTGCACGCAAGCTAAGAACTTGCTTTGAAAAAAACACAAGcaaaaaccaaaccttttctCGTCTTCAGCGGCTTGTGCTCCTTGATTTATCAGAGAGCAAGCTAAAACGACTACCAATATTTCATGACACTGCGGTTGCTGCCAATCTTAGCTCCTTAACGCGGCTCTCATTGTACAACTGTAGCAATTTAGTAGAACTGCCCAATCTTCGAACCCTATCAGGTCTCCAGATTCTCGATCTTTCTAGTATGACCAGCTTGGTGGAAATTGCGGCAGTATGCTTCGAGCAGAAAGAGGAACTAAAAATTCTTAATATGTCAGGCACAAGTTTTACCAAACTTCCGTCCACCATCTCCGGTCTATCCAACCTCAGACAACTCCTCCTGAGAAACTGCTCCAATCTAGAAACTCTACCAAACATCAGCGGACTCAAGAGCCTTGAAGTCTTCGATGTTTCTGGGTGCACTAAGTTGCATACAATTGAGGGATCCTTTAAGTACATGTCTTACCTGCAGGAAGTTAATCTCTCTGGCACCAGAATAGAAACCTTAATAGAGTTGCCAGAGAAGAGCAGTATCAGTTGTTCAAAGCTAGTTGTTCTGGCAGATTCAAGAAGATTAATTCATGAGACTTGGAGACAGGTAAAGGAAGCCGTAACAAATGAGATTTATGAGAGTCTACGCTCTCATGATGTGGTCGACAGAATCCATGAAATCTCAAGAAAGGAGGAGGGAACTGTAGGTGAACTAAGGGCCTTTGGTTGTCCTGAAAAGAAAGGTCGCCACAAGGAACTTTTTTACCAAGGTCATACATTCATGAATGTCTATCGGAACATCATACCATTTGTTGATGCCAATAGTTGTCAAGAAGTTCTAGAGATTCAAGGATCCAATTGCGTAGATCAAGACAAGGAAACCTTAGCTAAAGTTGAGTTTGTGGCTATTGTGGACAATACAGCGGCAAGTCTCTCATCAGTATTTAATGATTTGAAGTCAGTGAAAGGTTGTTGGCTGGAGATGTGCGCGGATATAGAAATCCTTTTCACTGGAGTAGATGAAGAACGTCTCGGAAACCTGGAGACTTTGTCAATTACGAATTTTCGACTGTTGGAGAGTATCTGCTGCAGCAGCTTCAATAATCTGAAGAATCTAAGTCTGGACTGTTGCCCGCATATTAAAACGATATTCCCTGCATCCGCGCTTCCCACCAGCCTGGAAGTcctgaaactaaaattttgtgaGAAGCTGGAGAAAGTGTTTGAACAAGAAGTAGAAGTGCCGAATTTACACACATTGTGCCTTTACGATTTACCTGTGCTATCTGCTATCAATGCTATGCTGCCTAATCTAAAGACatacaataaagaaaaatgCCCGAAGCTGGAAACTTCAAAGTGGTCCG GACTTGGAAGCGGTCTAGTGCAAGGAGGATATGAAAAACCACAGGGAAGTCGAAGCAGCATCTAG